One region of Anaeromyxobacter paludicola genomic DNA includes:
- a CDS encoding PAS domain S-box protein — MFQRSPVGMAMTDAAGRITAWNEAAVGVLGLSREGALGQPLPAPVPEQAARWAEVLARAAAGEVLNLLEFQFRTPSGRVRDVALSLLPIEGAGLGVIAQDVTERNAPARRAAEAQHRLEVVLEAIPAPIFFKDAAGVYLGCNRAFEAYLGRPRARIVGLGVHEVAPPELAEIYRHADDALLAAGGTQVYETQVRWADGALREVVFSKATFLGEDGKVAGLVGSILDITERKRAEQALRASEQKFRAAFDQAKVGLVLLGRGARFVEMNPAFREMLGRSDEALRRLRLADVLHPDDLAAGMASYESLVAGERDHASSLRRVLREDGALRYVRIGASAIRDAEGAFEAVVAVIEDVTEKELATQALRESEARASLAGRLASLGTLAAGVAHEINNPLAYVVANLDFVRGALTAAEGSEVRQALEDAAEGAARVSRIVQDLKGFARVDDAVARVDLVRVLRSAANLARAEVKRRARLEVDLPPLPRVAGSTARLGQVFLNLLVNAAQAIPEGDPEAHEVRLRAWASAKQVMVEVSDTGTGIDPAIRHRIFDPFFTTKPVGIGTGLGLAISHQIVTAAGGTIEVESAPGRGATFRVTLPASAENDAVSAA, encoded by the coding sequence ATGTTCCAGCGATCGCCGGTCGGCATGGCCATGACCGACGCGGCGGGGCGGATCACCGCCTGGAACGAGGCCGCCGTCGGCGTGCTCGGCCTCTCGCGGGAGGGCGCCCTGGGACAGCCGCTGCCCGCGCCCGTGCCGGAGCAGGCCGCGCGGTGGGCCGAGGTGCTGGCGCGCGCCGCGGCGGGCGAGGTGCTGAACCTGCTCGAGTTCCAGTTCCGGACGCCGTCCGGGCGCGTCCGCGACGTCGCCCTGTCGCTCCTGCCGATCGAGGGGGCCGGCCTGGGGGTCATCGCCCAGGACGTCACCGAGAGGAACGCGCCGGCCCGCCGCGCCGCCGAGGCGCAGCACCGGCTCGAGGTGGTCCTCGAGGCCATCCCCGCCCCCATCTTCTTCAAGGACGCGGCCGGCGTGTACCTCGGCTGCAACCGGGCCTTCGAGGCGTACCTGGGGCGCCCGCGCGCGCGCATCGTCGGGCTCGGCGTGCACGAGGTCGCCCCGCCGGAGCTGGCCGAGATCTACCGCCACGCCGACGACGCGCTGCTCGCCGCGGGCGGCACGCAGGTCTACGAGACCCAGGTCCGCTGGGCCGACGGCGCGCTGCGGGAGGTGGTCTTCTCCAAGGCGACCTTCCTCGGCGAGGACGGGAAGGTGGCCGGGCTCGTCGGCAGCATCCTCGACATCACCGAGCGCAAGCGGGCCGAGCAGGCGCTCCGGGCGAGCGAGCAGAAGTTCCGGGCGGCCTTCGACCAGGCGAAGGTCGGGCTCGTGCTGCTCGGACGCGGCGCCCGCTTCGTTGAGATGAACCCCGCCTTCCGCGAGATGCTCGGCCGCTCCGACGAGGCGCTGCGGCGGCTGCGCCTCGCCGACGTGCTCCACCCGGACGACCTCGCGGCGGGGATGGCCTCCTACGAGTCCCTCGTCGCCGGGGAGCGCGACCACGCCTCCTCCCTGCGCCGCGTCCTGCGCGAGGACGGGGCGCTCCGGTACGTGCGCATCGGCGCCTCCGCGATCCGCGACGCCGAGGGGGCGTTCGAGGCGGTGGTGGCGGTGATCGAGGACGTGACCGAGAAGGAGCTCGCCACCCAGGCCCTGCGCGAGAGCGAGGCGCGGGCCTCCCTCGCCGGCCGCCTGGCCTCGCTCGGCACGCTCGCCGCCGGCGTGGCGCACGAGATCAACAACCCGCTCGCCTACGTCGTCGCGAACCTCGACTTCGTCCGCGGCGCGCTGACGGCCGCCGAGGGGTCGGAGGTGCGCCAGGCGCTGGAGGACGCCGCCGAGGGGGCCGCCCGGGTCTCGCGGATCGTCCAGGATCTGAAGGGCTTCGCCCGGGTGGACGACGCCGTGGCCCGGGTGGACCTGGTCCGCGTGCTGCGCTCGGCCGCCAACCTCGCCCGCGCCGAGGTGAAGCGGCGCGCGCGGCTCGAGGTGGACCTGCCGCCGCTGCCCCGGGTGGCGGGGAGCACCGCCCGGCTCGGGCAGGTGTTCCTCAACCTCCTCGTGAACGCCGCGCAGGCGATCCCCGAGGGCGATCCCGAGGCGCACGAGGTCCGGCTGCGGGCCTGGGCCTCCGCGAAGCAGGTGATGGTGGAGGTCAGCGACACCGGGACCGGGATCGACCCCGCCATCCGCCACCGCATCTTCGACCCGTTCTTCACCACCAAGCCGGTGGGGATCGGGACCGGCCTCGGCCTCGCCATCAGCCACCAGATCGTGACGGCGGCCGGCGGCACCATCGAGGTGGAGAGCGCGCCCGGCCGCGGGGCGACCTTCCGCGTGACGCTGCCGGCGTCTGCCGAGAACGACGCCGTCTCGGCGGCCTAG
- a CDS encoding SNF2-related protein — translation MGSVVSAARERAEQVGGNGAGLTRFHQRVSAEALTARSGSGASRLAPALAQSAVDLNPHQIEAAAFALSALPTGGAVLADEVGLGKTVEAGLVLAQLAAEGRGRILILVPSSLRAQWRDELRSKFALDSEVVDGERARAAEKQGLRLNPFDTGGIVICSHQFAALRADQLERVPWDLAVIDEAHRLRNAYKRDHKTGQALRKALRKCPKLMLTATPLQNDLMELLGLTAFIDDALLGNEEAFRLQYATGEMTEEKAADLQARLAPVVVRTLRRQVKEYVKFTARRSLVEDFAPTPREQELYDRVSEYLRREDTYAIPPGRRALFVLVYRKILASSSFALAHTLEKLADALDEKLAGAECAAQASLELELAGFEDELEELPEDAFDYQSPSGPVAVSKMKAELAELRDCARLARSITSNAKCDALVRGVDRTFTVARACGWPQKAVVFTEFRRTQDYLARLLESKGYAVTCLSGDVGGADKRQALVEEFRHKSQILIMTEAGAEGLNLQFCNLVVNFDLPWNPQRVEQRIGRCHRYGQQRDVLVLNFLNRQNAADARLYDLLSQKLALFDGVFGASDEILGALGSGVDFEKRVLDIYQSCRSGEEIDQAFAKLRGELDQRIEARLAAAQALLFERFDGEVRGKLRVAEQKAREAVAQREAQEEALVQAVFEGEQAQPLPETEVVALPGPRSKARRARLARAAADAVRARPQDAVSFLELDSAALPERLGELGGREGWWFAYKIGLEGVVSEEKVIHLILWSDGEAYHLLPQEEAELFASLPARETRSAPRGGAIPIGKAQEDGLAQVCTKLVAEFQERTGTAFDESRERWDRSVEDALVAPRRAAEEARAAWEKARAALHDKVDLPLRDRRAMLERAEREYRRKLDDLRAGEAQKYGEKDRALAELKRRAQVKDKRTLVATAFWRCL, via the coding sequence ATGGGGTCGGTGGTTTCAGCCGCGCGCGAGCGCGCGGAGCAGGTCGGCGGCAACGGCGCGGGGCTCACCCGCTTTCACCAGCGGGTCAGCGCGGAGGCGCTCACCGCGCGCTCGGGCTCGGGCGCCTCGCGGCTCGCGCCGGCGCTCGCCCAGTCGGCCGTCGATCTCAACCCCCACCAGATAGAGGCCGCGGCCTTCGCCCTCTCGGCCCTGCCGACCGGCGGCGCCGTGCTCGCCGACGAGGTGGGGCTCGGGAAGACGGTCGAGGCCGGCCTCGTGCTGGCGCAGCTCGCGGCGGAGGGGCGCGGGCGCATCCTCATCCTGGTGCCGTCGTCGCTCCGCGCCCAGTGGCGCGACGAGCTCCGGAGCAAGTTCGCGCTCGACTCCGAGGTGGTGGACGGCGAGCGGGCCCGCGCCGCCGAGAAGCAGGGGCTCCGGCTCAACCCCTTCGACACCGGCGGCATCGTCATCTGCTCGCACCAGTTCGCCGCGCTGCGCGCCGACCAGCTCGAGCGCGTGCCCTGGGACCTCGCGGTCATCGACGAGGCCCACCGGCTCCGCAACGCCTACAAGCGCGACCACAAGACCGGGCAGGCGCTCCGCAAGGCGCTGCGCAAGTGCCCGAAGCTGATGCTCACGGCGACGCCGCTCCAGAACGACCTCATGGAGCTGCTCGGGCTCACCGCCTTCATCGACGACGCGCTGCTCGGCAACGAGGAGGCGTTCCGGCTCCAGTACGCCACCGGCGAGATGACCGAGGAGAAGGCGGCCGACCTGCAGGCGCGCCTCGCGCCGGTGGTGGTCCGCACCCTGCGCCGCCAGGTGAAGGAGTACGTGAAGTTCACCGCCCGCCGCTCGCTGGTGGAGGACTTCGCGCCCACCCCGCGGGAGCAGGAGCTCTACGACCGGGTGAGCGAGTACCTCCGGCGCGAGGACACCTACGCCATCCCGCCGGGGCGCCGGGCGCTGTTCGTGCTCGTCTACCGCAAGATCCTGGCCTCCTCCTCCTTCGCCCTGGCGCACACCCTCGAGAAGCTCGCCGACGCGCTCGACGAGAAGCTCGCCGGGGCCGAGTGCGCCGCGCAGGCCTCGCTCGAGCTCGAGCTGGCCGGCTTCGAGGACGAGCTGGAGGAGCTGCCCGAGGACGCCTTCGACTACCAGTCGCCGTCGGGCCCGGTCGCGGTCTCCAAGATGAAGGCGGAGCTGGCCGAGCTGCGCGACTGCGCCCGGCTCGCCCGCAGCATCACCTCCAACGCCAAGTGCGACGCGCTGGTGCGCGGCGTGGACCGGACCTTCACGGTGGCCCGCGCCTGCGGCTGGCCGCAGAAGGCGGTGGTCTTCACCGAGTTCCGGCGCACGCAGGACTACCTCGCCCGGCTGCTCGAGTCGAAGGGCTACGCGGTCACCTGCCTCTCCGGCGACGTCGGCGGGGCCGACAAGCGGCAGGCGCTGGTGGAGGAGTTCCGCCACAAGAGCCAGATCCTGATCATGACCGAGGCCGGGGCGGAGGGGCTGAACCTCCAGTTCTGCAACCTGGTCGTCAACTTCGACCTGCCCTGGAACCCCCAGCGCGTCGAGCAGCGCATCGGCCGCTGCCACCGCTACGGCCAGCAGCGCGACGTGCTGGTGCTGAACTTCCTCAACCGGCAGAACGCCGCCGACGCCCGGCTCTACGACCTGCTCTCGCAGAAGCTGGCCCTCTTCGACGGCGTCTTCGGCGCCTCGGACGAGATCCTGGGCGCGCTCGGCTCGGGCGTGGACTTCGAGAAGCGGGTCCTCGACATCTACCAGTCCTGCCGCTCCGGCGAGGAGATCGACCAGGCGTTCGCGAAGCTGCGCGGGGAGCTCGACCAGCGGATCGAGGCGCGGCTCGCCGCGGCCCAGGCGCTCCTCTTCGAGCGCTTCGACGGCGAGGTGCGCGGGAAGCTGCGCGTGGCCGAGCAGAAGGCGCGCGAGGCGGTGGCCCAGCGCGAGGCGCAGGAGGAGGCGCTGGTCCAGGCGGTGTTCGAGGGGGAGCAGGCGCAGCCGCTCCCCGAGACCGAGGTGGTCGCCCTCCCCGGCCCGCGCTCCAAGGCCCGACGCGCGCGGCTGGCGCGCGCCGCCGCCGACGCGGTCCGGGCCCGGCCGCAGGACGCCGTCTCCTTCCTCGAGCTCGACTCGGCGGCGCTGCCGGAGCGGCTCGGCGAGCTCGGCGGCCGCGAGGGCTGGTGGTTCGCCTACAAGATCGGCCTCGAGGGCGTGGTCTCCGAGGAGAAGGTGATCCACCTCATCCTCTGGTCGGACGGGGAGGCCTACCACCTCCTGCCGCAGGAGGAGGCGGAGCTCTTCGCCTCGCTGCCGGCGCGGGAGACCCGCTCGGCCCCGCGCGGCGGCGCCATCCCCATCGGCAAGGCCCAGGAGGACGGGCTGGCCCAGGTCTGCACCAAGCTGGTGGCCGAGTTCCAGGAGCGGACCGGCACCGCCTTCGACGAGTCGCGCGAGCGCTGGGACCGCTCGGTGGAGGACGCCCTGGTGGCGCCGCGCCGGGCGGCGGAGGAGGCCCGCGCCGCCTGGGAGAAGGCGCGCGCCGCCCTCCACGACAAGGTGGACCTGCCGCTGCGCGACCGGCGCGCCATGCTGGAGCGGGCCGAGCGCGAGTACCGGCGCAAGCTCGACGACCTCCGCGCCGGCGAGGCGCAGAAGTACGGCGAGAAGGACCGGGCGCTCGCCGAGCTGAAGCGGCGGGCCCAGGTGAAGGACAAGCGGACCCTGGTGGCGACCGCCTTCTGGCGGTGCCTCTAG
- the thiS gene encoding sulfur carrier protein ThiS, with translation MQVKLNGEIRELPDGLTVTGLLAHLGIKAPRVAIEVNEAVVTKDRYESHKLSTGDSVEIVAFVGGG, from the coding sequence ATGCAGGTCAAGCTCAACGGCGAGATCCGCGAGCTCCCCGACGGCCTCACGGTCACCGGGCTGCTCGCCCACCTGGGCATCAAGGCCCCGCGGGTGGCGATCGAGGTGAACGAGGCGGTGGTCACCAAGGACCGCTACGAGTCCCACAAGCTCTCGACCGGGGACTCGGTCGAGATCGTCGCCTTCGTCGGAGGAGGGTAG
- a CDS encoding thiazole synthase: protein MAADGWSLGKHAFTSRLLVGTGKYKDFPTMKAALAASGAEVVTVAVRRLDLSKQGDESLLSWIPQGMKLLPNTAACFTADEAIRTARLGRELDMGDLVKLEVIGDKRTLFPDVEELVKAAAVLVKEGFTVLPYTNDDPVTARKLEDAGCAAVMPLGAPIGSGLGLRNPYNLRIIMETVKVPVLVDAGVGTASDAALAMELGAVAVLMNTAIAEAKDPVMMAEAMRDGVAAGRKSFLAGRIPMKLHASASSPMTGLIGT from the coding sequence ATGGCCGCGGACGGATGGAGCCTGGGGAAGCACGCCTTCACGAGCCGCCTGCTCGTGGGCACCGGCAAGTACAAGGACTTCCCCACCATGAAGGCGGCGCTCGCCGCGTCCGGCGCCGAGGTGGTCACGGTGGCGGTGCGCCGGCTCGATCTCTCGAAGCAGGGCGACGAGTCGCTCCTCTCCTGGATCCCGCAGGGGATGAAGCTCCTGCCCAACACGGCCGCCTGCTTCACTGCCGACGAGGCGATCCGGACGGCGCGGCTCGGGCGCGAGCTCGACATGGGCGACCTCGTGAAGCTCGAGGTCATCGGCGACAAGCGCACCCTCTTCCCCGACGTGGAGGAGCTGGTGAAGGCGGCGGCGGTGCTGGTGAAGGAGGGCTTCACCGTCCTGCCCTACACCAACGACGACCCGGTCACCGCGCGCAAGCTCGAGGACGCGGGCTGCGCGGCGGTGATGCCGCTCGGCGCCCCCATCGGCTCCGGCCTCGGCCTCCGGAACCCGTACAACCTCCGGATCATCATGGAGACGGTGAAGGTGCCGGTGCTGGTGGACGCCGGCGTCGGCACCGCCAGCGACGCGGCGCTCGCCATGGAGCTCGGCGCGGTGGCCGTGCTCATGAACACCGCCATCGCCGAGGCGAAGGACCCGGTGATGATGGCCGAGGCGATGCGCGACGGCGTGGCCGCCGGCCGCAAGTCGTTCCTCGCCGGCCGGATCCCGATGAAGCTCCACGCCTCGGCGTCGAGCCCGATGACCGGGCTCATCGGCACCTAG
- a CDS encoding thiamine phosphate synthase, giving the protein MAVPAVHLITDRRLVPDLPARARQALSGLPPGTAAVHLREKDLGGAALLRLARALRDACHEAGQLLLVNDRLDVALAAGADGLHLPASGLPPAEARRALGPGPLLGVSCHSEADVARALRGGADFATFGPAFATPSKLRYGPPVGLEALRRAAALGLPLVALGGIDAANAGAARAAGAGGVAAIRAWLAAPDPAAAVAALLEGFENPAPAPRLPPPDPSRRTAMPHDPQREHGPHDHHHGRDAHGNPADLAAYVAKQEDPSRDEWQKPDQVLAALGVAPGQVVCDVGAGPGYFTLRLARAVGPGGVVHAMEIEPAILAILRERLAAAGASNVRAHLVAPEALPLPPEPCDLVLVADVFHHFPDGPAALRALAARLRPGGRLVNLDFHAGELPVGPGPDHKVSREAFLAAAAEAGLEVDRELSFLPYQYLFVLRPAG; this is encoded by the coding sequence ATGGCGGTCCCCGCTGTCCACCTCATAACGGACCGCCGGCTGGTCCCGGACCTGCCGGCTCGCGCGAGACAGGCCCTTTCGGGGCTGCCGCCCGGCACGGCCGCGGTCCACCTGCGAGAGAAGGACCTCGGCGGCGCGGCGCTCCTGCGGCTCGCGCGAGCGCTCCGCGACGCCTGCCACGAGGCGGGGCAGCTGCTCCTGGTGAACGACCGGCTCGACGTCGCCCTCGCCGCCGGGGCCGACGGCCTGCACCTGCCGGCGAGCGGCCTGCCGCCCGCCGAGGCCCGCCGCGCGCTCGGTCCGGGGCCGCTCCTCGGGGTCTCCTGCCACTCGGAGGCGGACGTGGCCCGGGCCCTCCGGGGCGGGGCCGACTTCGCCACCTTCGGCCCGGCGTTCGCGACGCCGTCCAAGCTCCGCTACGGGCCGCCGGTCGGGCTGGAGGCGCTGCGGCGGGCGGCGGCGCTCGGCCTGCCGCTCGTCGCGCTCGGCGGGATCGACGCCGCCAACGCGGGCGCGGCGCGCGCCGCCGGGGCCGGCGGGGTGGCCGCCATCCGGGCATGGCTCGCCGCGCCCGATCCGGCCGCCGCCGTGGCCGCCCTCCTCGAAGGCTTCGAGAACCCCGCTCCCGCGCCGCGGCTCCCACCTCCCGACCCGTCCCGGAGGACCGCCATGCCCCACGACCCGCAGCGCGAACACGGCCCGCACGACCACCACCACGGGCGCGACGCGCACGGCAACCCCGCGGACCTCGCCGCCTACGTGGCGAAGCAGGAGGACCCCTCGCGCGACGAGTGGCAGAAGCCCGACCAGGTGCTCGCCGCGCTCGGCGTCGCGCCGGGCCAGGTGGTCTGCGACGTCGGCGCGGGCCCGGGCTACTTCACGCTCCGCCTGGCGCGGGCGGTCGGGCCGGGCGGGGTGGTGCACGCGATGGAGATCGAGCCTGCGATCCTGGCGATCCTCCGCGAGCGGCTCGCCGCGGCGGGCGCGTCGAACGTCCGCGCGCACCTCGTCGCGCCCGAGGCGCTGCCGCTCCCGCCCGAGCCGTGCGACCTCGTCCTCGTGGCCGACGTCTTCCACCACTTCCCGGACGGCCCGGCGGCGCTGCGCGCGCTCGCGGCGCGGCTGCGCCCCGGCGGCCGGCTCGTCAACCTCGACTTCCACGCCGGCGAGCTGCCGGTCGGGCCGGGCCCGGACCACAAGGTCTCGCGCGAGGCGTTCCTCGCCGCCGCCGCGGAGGCCGGGCTCGAGGTGGACCGGGAGCTCTCGTTCCTGCCCTACCAGTACCTGTTCGTGCTGCGCCCGGCCGGTTAG
- a CDS encoding MauE/DoxX family redox-associated membrane protein yields the protein MRPVLLALARAALGALFLYAAATKLPDMAAFATDLANYRMLPAALVPAAAAAVVGIELAVGALLVLGIAARAAALVTAAMLVFFVAGLSQALLRGIDLHCGCFGGAEAATWGTVLRDLPMLAAAVAVAVGGPGRLRPARAPVEPG from the coding sequence ATGAGGCCCGTGCTCCTCGCGCTCGCCCGGGCGGCGCTCGGCGCCCTCTTCCTCTACGCCGCGGCCACCAAGCTCCCGGACATGGCGGCCTTCGCCACCGACCTCGCCAACTACCGGATGCTCCCGGCGGCGCTCGTCCCGGCCGCCGCGGCGGCGGTGGTCGGGATCGAGCTCGCGGTGGGGGCCCTGCTCGTCCTCGGCATCGCGGCGCGCGCCGCCGCGCTCGTCACCGCGGCGATGCTGGTCTTCTTCGTCGCCGGGCTCTCGCAGGCGCTCCTGCGCGGGATCGACCTTCACTGCGGCTGCTTCGGCGGCGCGGAGGCGGCGACCTGGGGCACGGTGCTCCGCGACCTGCCGATGCTGGCGGCCGCGGTGGCGGTGGCGGTGGGCGGCCCGGGGCGCCTCCGGCCGGCGCGGGCGCCGGTCGAGCCGGGCTAA
- a CDS encoding rhodanese-like domain-containing protein has protein sequence MRLVSQAAGVALAGALAGLCANALSPHPAALGRPARALADTGAGTCQLPAQGPLATPRISVEEAAARCTACTAGFVDAREAREYEAGHVTNALHLPPGGAGEDEVVSRLATFPLVVVYDGQADCGRAEAVATRLRARGVREVRVLTGAWPAWMAAGGPGVSGPCDVCGGGAR, from the coding sequence GTGAGACTCGTCTCCCAGGCCGCCGGGGTGGCGCTCGCCGGCGCCCTCGCCGGGCTCTGCGCCAACGCCCTCTCGCCGCACCCCGCGGCGCTCGGCCGGCCGGCCCGCGCGCTCGCCGACACCGGCGCCGGCACCTGCCAGCTCCCGGCCCAGGGGCCGCTCGCCACGCCGCGCATCTCGGTGGAGGAGGCCGCGGCGCGCTGCACCGCCTGCACGGCCGGGTTCGTGGACGCCCGCGAGGCGCGCGAGTACGAGGCGGGCCACGTGACCAACGCCCTGCACCTGCCGCCCGGCGGGGCCGGCGAGGACGAGGTGGTCTCCCGGCTCGCCACCTTCCCGCTGGTGGTGGTCTACGACGGCCAGGCCGACTGCGGCCGGGCGGAGGCGGTGGCGACGCGCCTGCGCGCCCGGGGCGTGCGGGAGGTCCGCGTCCTCACCGGAGCCTGGCCGGCCTGGATGGCCGCGGGCGGCCCGGGCGTCTCCGGACCCTGCGACGTCTGCGGCGGGGGCGCGCGATGA
- the queD gene encoding 6-carboxytetrahydropterin synthase QueD, producing MGSPVYEISKDFFFSAAHCIRFHPGKCERLHGHNWRIRVHARASELNHLSMVVDFADLQKIVAELCARFDHRNVNEVPPFDELNTTAENLARFFYQEADRALLETEKGRVRVSKVEVWENEGSLAVYREE from the coding sequence ATGGGTTCCCCCGTCTACGAGATCTCCAAGGACTTCTTCTTCTCCGCCGCCCACTGCATCCGGTTCCACCCGGGGAAGTGCGAGCGGCTGCACGGCCACAACTGGCGCATCCGCGTCCACGCCCGCGCGTCCGAGCTGAACCACCTCTCGATGGTCGTGGACTTCGCCGACCTCCAGAAGATCGTGGCCGAGCTCTGCGCCCGGTTCGACCACCGGAACGTGAACGAGGTGCCGCCGTTCGACGAGCTCAACACCACCGCCGAGAACCTGGCGCGCTTCTTCTACCAGGAGGCGGATCGGGCCCTGCTCGAGACGGAGAAGGGGCGGGTGCGGGTCTCCAAGGTCGAGGTCTGGGAGAACGAGGGCTCGCTGGCGGTGTACCGCGAGGAGTGA